In the Orenia marismortui DSM 5156 genome, one interval contains:
- a CDS encoding LysM peptidoglycan-binding domain-containing protein, with protein MYISLEVRAIKYKNSIKKLVLMMLVLSLFSMNLSAFGEENNIEMNFRGVDLKDAFRAIADISGMNIITDKSVAGPVTVDLKNIPALEAIELLAKTNGLDYRIVGNTVLIGSPEKLKNSFDKRETRVFKLENAIPKDIQKSLELLVGKDSIEIDTRTNSLIVSAYKKEMKDVEKVIFQLDEAKKQVMIEARIEDISRDELDSMGINWNFAKETVSNGASIIWDNVNATKEANVVEVGDVTMDYKSVLGLLKKNGDSVTLANPHLSTIDGKEAVINIGQEIPIIRETKSDDETTREVEFRTVGTILKLTPRITNGAVSLSISQETSSLDGYIDNMPKINTKNVTTNVMVNDGKTIAIGGLVSDEQIEELSKVPLLGDVPLLGKLFRERKVKNDKRELVIFITPKIIDISKEAKEDQETTNLRTAKYLVRKYDTLWSIGKAFNISFAKIMDYNDIESPQMLELGQILKIPVPANRYYTVAKDDDLRSLAERYDIDIQDIKKINNLETLEGKAGEYIVLPVAVK; from the coding sequence TTGTATATATCTTTGGAGGTGAGAGCAATTAAATATAAGAATTCAATTAAAAAATTAGTATTGATGATGTTGGTGCTTAGTTTGTTTTCGATGAATTTGAGTGCATTTGGAGAAGAAAATAATATTGAGATGAATTTTAGAGGGGTAGATTTAAAGGATGCTTTTAGGGCTATAGCAGATATCTCTGGTATGAATATTATCACTGATAAATCTGTAGCAGGGCCAGTCACTGTTGATTTGAAAAATATACCCGCTTTAGAAGCTATAGAATTATTGGCTAAGACAAATGGACTAGATTATAGAATTGTGGGGAATACAGTTTTAATTGGTAGCCCCGAAAAGTTAAAAAATAGTTTTGATAAAAGAGAAACTAGAGTATTTAAATTAGAAAATGCAATTCCCAAAGATATACAGAAAAGTTTAGAGCTGTTGGTAGGAAAAGATAGTATAGAAATTGATACTAGAACAAATAGTCTTATTGTTAGTGCTTATAAAAAAGAGATGAAGGATGTAGAGAAAGTAATTTTTCAATTAGATGAAGCTAAAAAACAGGTGATGATTGAAGCTAGAATAGAAGATATATCCCGTGATGAATTAGATAGTATGGGAATAAATTGGAATTTTGCTAAAGAGACAGTTTCAAATGGTGCTTCAATTATTTGGGATAATGTTAATGCTACTAAAGAAGCAAATGTAGTAGAAGTTGGAGATGTAACTATGGATTACAAAAGTGTTCTAGGACTTTTGAAAAAAAATGGCGATAGTGTTACTTTAGCTAATCCTCATTTATCAACTATTGATGGAAAAGAAGCAGTTATTAATATAGGACAAGAGATACCTATTATTAGAGAGACCAAGAGTGATGATGAAACAACAAGAGAGGTTGAATTTAGAACTGTAGGTACTATTTTAAAATTAACTCCAAGAATCACAAATGGAGCTGTTAGTTTATCTATTAGTCAAGAGACAAGTAGTTTAGATGGATATATTGATAATATGCCTAAAATTAATACTAAGAATGTAACTACCAATGTTATGGTTAATGATGGTAAGACAATAGCGATAGGAGGTCTAGTCTCTGATGAGCAAATTGAAGAATTGTCTAAGGTACCATTATTAGGAGATGTACCTCTGTTAGGTAAATTATTTAGAGAAAGAAAAGTCAAAAATGATAAAAGAGAGTTGGTTATCTTTATTACCCCTAAAATAATTGATATTAGCAAAGAAGCTAAAGAAGATCAAGAAACTACTAACCTAAGAACTGCTAAATATTTAGTTAGAAAGTATGATACTTTATGGAGTATAGGAAAAGCCTTTAATATTTCTTTTGCTAAGATCATGGATTATAATGATATAGAAAGTCCACAGATGTTAGAATTAGGACAAATATTAAAAATTCCTGTTCCTGCTAATCGTTATTATACAGTAGCTAAGGATGATGATTTAAGGTCATTAGCAGAAAGATATGATATAGATATACAAGATATAAAGAAAATAAATAATCTTGAAACTTTAGAAGGTAAAGCTGGGGAATATATAGTTCTTCCTGTAGCGGTTAAATAA
- a CDS encoding PilN domain-containing protein, producing MINLLPPEYQESSGLTQPVTFFISITLIATIIITMAIFYSDVYYADKIASQKLIIVQRELSRLNSKTKNLKSLKAKKDKLENSLASRDDVLGESIYWPAILNEFRDILTKSSWVREVSVSKDRELKILGYTTNKKELKFIIDNLRNSIFFSNINIEVARQEKITYPNYKESEGFYYSLVGKINKKDVIEKKLIDKGDNNGAQ from the coding sequence ATGATAAACTTATTACCTCCAGAATATCAAGAATCTAGTGGTTTAACACAACCAGTAACATTTTTTATAAGTATAACTCTTATTGCTACTATAATAATAACTATGGCTATATTTTATTCTGATGTATATTATGCTGATAAAATAGCAAGTCAGAAGCTTATTATTGTGCAAAGAGAATTATCTAGATTAAATTCAAAAACTAAGAATTTAAAGAGTTTAAAAGCAAAGAAAGATAAATTAGAAAATAGTTTAGCTAGTAGAGATGATGTGCTGGGTGAGAGTATTTATTGGCCTGCTATTTTAAATGAATTTAGAGATATATTAACTAAGAGTAGTTGGGTAAGAGAAGTTAGTGTTTCTAAAGATAGAGAATTGAAAATTTTAGGATATACTACTAATAAAAAGGAACTAAAGTTTATTATTGATAACTTGCGAAATTCAATTTTCTTTTCAAATATTAATATAGAAGTAGCCAGACAAGAAAAGATTACTTATCCTAATTATAAAGAGAGTGAAGGTTTCTATTATAGTTTGGTAGGTAAAATAAATAAAAAAGATGTAATAGAGAAGAAATTAATAGATAAGGGGGATAATAATGGTGCTCAATAA
- a CDS encoding type IV pilus inner membrane component PilO has protein sequence MVLNKLQPREKKLLIGFIAVLLIGGFSYFYSWQKKSLNQKELQIDNTLNKVKIESAKLKKSSVLEKKYQILLKKLNAKQKDFLEQNQEVDFLLDLNDLALNTNVSLTNMKPGHISQQDIYLEFPVDITLKGAYGNIIKFIEEVKSLKYITRINKFNISSVAGSNNELEAKISLRSYSLDRKEVN, from the coding sequence ATGGTGCTCAATAAATTGCAACCCCGAGAAAAGAAGTTGCTAATAGGTTTTATTGCCGTATTATTAATAGGTGGTTTTAGTTATTTTTATAGTTGGCAGAAAAAATCTTTAAATCAAAAAGAATTGCAAATAGATAATACATTAAATAAAGTTAAAATAGAAAGTGCTAAATTAAAGAAAAGTTCCGTTTTAGAAAAAAAATATCAAATCTTATTAAAAAAATTAAATGCAAAGCAAAAAGATTTTTTAGAGCAAAATCAAGAAGTAGATTTTTTATTAGATTTAAATGATTTGGCATTAAATACAAATGTAAGTTTGACAAATATGAAGCCAGGCCATATTAGTCAGCAAGATATTTATTTAGAATTTCCTGTAGATATAACTTTAAAAGGGGCTTATGGAAATATTATAAAATTTATAGAAGAAGTAAAGTCATTAAAATATATAACTAGAATAAATAAGTTTAATATTTCATCAGTTGCAGGGTCAAATAATGAGTTAGAGGCAAAAATCAGTTTAAGAAGTTATTCGCTAGATAGGAAGGAGGTTAATTGA
- a CDS encoding LysO family transporter: MWVIILSLLMGILIGYIDILPNRLNKLSDKLTLVGLMILLLVMGIKIGISKEIINNLDSLGLKAIILSIGSILGSILLLLFVEVARSSKGD, encoded by the coding sequence ATGTGGGTAATTATATTATCTTTATTAATGGGGATTTTAATTGGCTACATAGATATATTGCCAAATAGACTTAATAAATTAAGTGATAAATTAACTTTAGTTGGATTAATGATATTGTTATTAGTGATGGGGATTAAGATTGGTATAAGTAAGGAGATAATAAATAATTTAGATTCATTAGGGTTAAAAGCTATAATTTTATCTATTGGATCTATTTTAGGAAGTATTTTATTATTGTTATTTGTTGAAGTTGCTCGTAGTAGTAAGGGGGATTAA
- a CDS encoding lysine exporter LysO family protein: MLLIIIVMIVIGIYLGYEIIPPTFIGELDLISTLSLSFLLLGVGIDIGKNKKIINDLKRLGLKVLLVPILVGVGSIAGAILFGKLLDIPVNEASAIGAGFGWYSLSGIILSKIYSADIGTLAFLTNVFREVIAIILIPIMAKLGSKIAIIAPGGATTMDTTLPLITRSINQAEITIVAFISGVILSAMVPVLVPLLINI; the protein is encoded by the coding sequence ATGTTATTAATTATCATAGTTATGATTGTGATAGGTATTTACTTAGGATATGAAATTATACCTCCTACTTTTATTGGAGAGTTAGATTTGATTTCTACTCTTTCGCTATCATTTTTATTATTAGGAGTAGGTATAGATATAGGAAAAAACAAAAAAATAATTAATGATCTAAAAAGATTAGGACTAAAGGTATTGTTGGTTCCTATTTTAGTAGGAGTAGGAAGTATAGCAGGAGCAATTTTATTTGGTAAGTTATTAGATATACCTGTGAATGAGGCTAGTGCAATAGGTGCTGGATTTGGTTGGTATAGTTTATCTGGTATTATACTTTCTAAGATTTATAGTGCAGATATAGGGACTTTAGCATTTTTAACGAATGTTTTTAGAGAAGTAATTGCCATCATATTAATACCTATTATGGCTAAACTAGGTAGTAAGATAGCAATTATTGCTCCTGGAGGTGCTACAACAATGGATACTACGTTACCTCTAATTACTAGGAGTATTAATCAAGCTGAAATTACAATAGTAGCTTTTATTAGTGGAGTAATCTTATCTGCAATGGTACCTGTTTTAGTACCTTTATTGATTAACATATAA
- the pilM gene encoding type IV pilus assembly protein PilM, whose product MGIFSSLKKKINLLNNKNVIGLDIGEESIKITEVQTVWGRIVLNSLALIPTPEDAVIEGDIKNLSLLEEKINEALDENEFEANRVITAVSGEQVISRMVDIPAMPEDDLDEAIKWEARDKLPIDVEESIVDYEILNKKDDGGYQILIIAVKKDLIDKYLKLFEALELIPVAIEIEPVAIARTVDKLYMDDTIGVIDIGTKTTDISIINRGRLLFTRTVGMGGENITQDISETSGISLEKAEEYKKDNDLFKKEESNLIVRNLTTAIYRSLDYFQVKYKSFDIDRIVLTGGGGNLINFDRHLTKEFGVRVEKLNLSNRLRSELASEDYLSEVAQLLGVSIGLASRKEDDR is encoded by the coding sequence ATGGGGATATTTTCAAGTTTAAAGAAGAAGATTAATTTATTGAATAACAAAAATGTAATTGGACTTGATATTGGAGAAGAAAGTATTAAAATCACAGAAGTACAGACTGTCTGGGGACGGATAGTTTTAAATAGTTTGGCTTTAATTCCAACTCCAGAGGATGCAGTGATTGAAGGTGATATTAAAAATTTGAGTTTATTAGAAGAGAAAATAAACGAAGCATTAGATGAGAATGAATTTGAAGCCAATAGAGTGATTACTGCAGTTAGTGGAGAGCAGGTAATTAGTAGAATGGTTGATATTCCCGCTATGCCAGAGGATGATTTAGATGAAGCTATTAAATGGGAGGCTAGAGACAAACTACCTATTGATGTAGAAGAATCTATAGTAGATTATGAAATTTTGAATAAAAAAGATGACGGAGGATATCAAATATTAATTATAGCTGTAAAAAAAGATTTAATAGATAAGTATTTAAAACTCTTTGAGGCTTTGGAATTAATTCCAGTAGCAATAGAGATAGAGCCTGTAGCTATTGCTAGAACAGTAGATAAGCTTTATATGGATGATACTATTGGAGTAATAGATATAGGAACTAAGACTACTGACATATCAATTATTAATAGGGGAAGATTATTATTTACCAGAACAGTAGGTATGGGAGGAGAAAATATAACTCAAGATATTTCAGAAACAAGTGGAATTTCTTTGGAGAAAGCAGAAGAATATAAGAAAGATAATGATTTATTTAAGAAAGAAGAAAGTAATCTGATTGTTAGAAACTTAACTACTGCAATTTATCGTTCTTTAGATTACTTTCAAGTTAAGTATAAAAGTTTTGATATTGACAGGATAGTGTTAACTGGTGGAGGTGGAAATTTAATTAATTTTGATCGCCATTTGACTAAAGAGTTTGGAGTAAGAGTAGAAAAATTAAATTTATCTAATCGATTGAGGTCAGAATTAGCAAGTGAAGACTATTTATCAGAAGTAGCTCAATTATTAGGAGTAAGTATTGGACTAGCATCGAGAAAGGAGGATGACAGATGA